The following proteins come from a genomic window of Paenibacillus spongiae:
- a CDS encoding helix-turn-helix domain-containing protein — protein sequence MDYIHIRIGHNLQKIRKQQGLSLEKTAQLTNVSKGMLHQIERGVIQPTVTTVWKIATGLHISFSDLLKDDETSVSIVTRKDEPDVTEDNGRCKLFMLFPFDPQTRFEMYTIILETAGSCNSTPHNEGVQEYITVVSGMLQIRIQDETYTLREGQSIRFAGNVPHRYMNHAEDTTTLHVTMHYAESWG from the coding sequence ATGGATTATATCCACATCCGAATCGGACACAACTTGCAAAAAATTAGAAAACAACAAGGACTGAGCCTGGAAAAAACAGCTCAGCTTACGAACGTCAGCAAAGGCATGCTTCACCAGATCGAACGCGGCGTGATCCAGCCTACGGTGACGACAGTCTGGAAGATCGCGACCGGGCTGCATATTTCCTTTTCCGATCTGCTGAAGGACGATGAGACGTCGGTGTCTATCGTGACGCGAAAAGACGAACCCGACGTAACCGAAGACAACGGGCGATGCAAATTGTTTATGTTGTTTCCGTTCGACCCGCAAACCCGATTCGAAATGTACACGATTATTCTGGAGACCGCAGGCAGCTGTAACTCTACTCCGCATAACGAAGGCGTTCAGGAGTATATTACAGTCGTTTCGGGCATGCTCCAGATTCGGATTCAGGATGAAACCTATACGCTGCGAGAGGGTCAGTCCATACGGTTCGCAGGCAATGTGCCGCATCGCTATATGAATCATGCCGAGGATACAACGACCCTGCATGTCACGATGCATTATGCAGAGTCCTGGGGGTAA
- a CDS encoding S-layer homology domain-containing protein, with the protein MTVTASVYDEERARVTASMYNNNGTLVSGPFTLNSAEASPPLQLSAGVNKIKVVVTAEDGASKTYEIAVTRAAVSNPGSSYSGPYVSSNPTDNHTVPLTIHIDGKAFDQIAKAASSRKDDRTTITVNVVSNPLMEKLAQAKDNASVVIPVTSSSDNVILTITGDIVKALENKQAVLEVRTPHGSYRLPAAEIQIDSLSKRLGESVKPSDISVQINIAKSSPEIMKLLENMTDQERFTVIVPPIDFNVTALLGDKKVILDKFNKFVTREIPLPDNMDPSRMTTAVVLEADGILRHVPTSMESRDGKHYAVIRSLTNSTYAIIENSIAFLDMKGHWAKEAVNDLGARKVIDGVDPLHYRPNEAITRAEFAAIIVRALGLADDGSQAGFTDVKSGDWYNGAMAKAYEYGIIAGYEDGAFRPAKTITRQEAITVIARAMKLAGLGTDISASGADAVLAKFSDSAAIGTWAREPVAAAVKHGIVAGSYSRILPADTLTRAEAARIVQQLLVKSKLIDNVKPSR; encoded by the coding sequence ATGACGGTGACCGCGTCCGTCTATGATGAGGAGCGTGCGCGTGTAACGGCCAGCATGTACAATAACAACGGTACGCTGGTTAGCGGTCCCTTCACCCTAAACAGCGCAGAGGCTTCTCCCCCGCTTCAGCTTAGCGCGGGAGTCAATAAGATTAAAGTCGTCGTCACGGCGGAGGACGGCGCTTCTAAGACGTATGAGATTGCGGTGACTCGTGCCGCCGTCTCGAACCCTGGCAGTTCGTATAGCGGGCCATACGTCAGTTCAAATCCAACCGATAATCATACGGTGCCGCTCACCATTCACATCGACGGGAAGGCTTTCGATCAGATCGCCAAAGCCGCTTCATCACGCAAAGACGACAGGACTACGATCACCGTGAACGTAGTCTCCAATCCATTGATGGAGAAGCTTGCCCAAGCGAAAGACAATGCAAGCGTCGTTATCCCGGTAACCTCCAGCTCGGATAACGTAATCTTAACGATAACAGGCGATATCGTGAAAGCACTGGAAAACAAGCAAGCCGTTCTGGAAGTGAGAACGCCTCACGGAAGCTACAGGCTGCCCGCGGCGGAAATTCAAATCGATTCGTTGTCGAAGCGGCTTGGCGAGTCCGTGAAGCCGTCCGACATCTCCGTGCAAATCAACATAGCGAAGAGCTCTCCCGAAATCATGAAGCTTCTGGAAAATATGACGGATCAAGAGCGGTTTACCGTCATCGTACCGCCTATCGATTTCAATGTGACCGCCTTGCTCGGCGACAAAAAGGTGATCTTGGATAAATTTAACAAGTTCGTAACACGTGAAATCCCACTCCCGGACAATATGGACCCAAGCAGGATGACAACCGCAGTTGTACTGGAAGCAGACGGAATCCTCCGACACGTACCGACTTCCATGGAATCGCGCGACGGGAAGCATTACGCGGTTATCCGCAGCTTGACGAATAGCACATACGCTATCATTGAGAATTCCATCGCGTTCTTGGATATGAAAGGCCATTGGGCCAAAGAAGCGGTGAACGACTTGGGAGCCCGGAAGGTCATTGACGGAGTGGATCCGCTGCACTACCGGCCGAATGAAGCGATTACCCGCGCGGAGTTCGCGGCGATCATCGTCCGGGCGCTCGGTCTGGCCGATGACGGGAGCCAGGCTGGCTTCACCGATGTGAAATCCGGCGATTGGTATAATGGCGCGATGGCGAAAGCCTACGAGTACGGGATCATTGCAGGATATGAGGACGGAGCCTTCCGCCCGGCGAAGACGATCACCCGCCAGGAAGCAATCACGGTCATCGCAAGGGCAATGAAGCTTGCAGGTCTGGGAACGGACATCAGCGCCTCTGGAGCTGATGCCGTGCTGGCTAAGTTTTCGGACAGCGCAGCGATCGGCACATGGGCTAGAGAACCGGTCGCCGCCGCCGTGAAGCACGGGATTGTTGCCGGTTCCTACTCGCGCATACTGCCGGCCGACACGCTAACACGCGCGGAAGCGGCTCGCATCGTTCAGCAGCTTCTGGTCAAGTCCAAATTGATCGATAACGTCAAACCAAGCCGATAA